From the Pseudomonas sp. VD-NE ins genome, the window AGGGGCTTGCCAATCGGACGAGATGTAGGAAATCCCTGTCGGAGCGTAGTGGATGTTTCAAGATGTTGCGGGAATATGGAATGTTTTGGTGCGTGAAGATTTTTTAATGCACCAAATGGAGGCTGATGCGCCGAACCAAATGTGGGAGCGACGGTGCGACGATTCGACTTGCTCGCGAATGCAGAGGGTCAGAGATATAGATGTTGACTGACACGACGCCTTCGCGAGCAAGCTCGCTCCCACAGGGAATCTTGTGTGTCAGTCATAAAAGGGAGTTACTCGGTACTGCCCAAGCCTTGCCAGTGCTTGAGGCCAATAAAGATAAAACGCAGTTGCTGGGTGATCTTCGCCTGCGGCGTCAGATGCTCCGGCAGCGCTTCAGCGGGTGGGTCGATGATGTCGGGGAGGGTGGCAAAGACCGACTTGACGATCAGATCTGCCATCACGCTCAGGCCCTCGGCGTCCAGATGCTGCAGCTTGGGCATCATCGTCAGATCAGAAGCCAGGTCCGAACTGATGTTCTCGCGCAATCGGCCGATTGCCTGACGCACAGGCAGCGAGCCGCCGTATTGCTCACGCGCGAGAAACAGGAATTGCGAGCGATTGGCGCTGACTACGTCGAGAAAGATCCGCACCGAGGCATCGATGATGCCGCCCATGACGAATTCGTTGTGCCGTACCAAGCGGATGGTTTCGCGGAAGGTCTGGCCGACTTCACTGACCAGCACCAGGCCCAGCTCATCCATATCGGCAAAATGCCGGTAGAAACCGGTGGGCACGATGCCGGCGGTTTTTGTTACTTCGCGCAGGCTCAGGCTGCCGAATCCTCGGCCGCTTTCCATGAGGTGGCGGGCAGCGTCCATCAAGGCGTTGCGGGTCTGTTGTTTCTGTTCGGCGCGGGGCAGCATCGCAGAGTGTGTTCTTTGGCAGGACAAGCGCCGCACTCTAGCAAATCGGCTTTGTCGGCGTCGAACGGGGAGGGCGTGGAGCGGAAGATTTTATCGGGCCGGAAAAGTCAAAAGCCCAATCCGGTGATTGGGCTTTTTTTCCAGGCCGCCATGGGCTTAGCTCAAGGCGCTATTGCGTTCGATCACACGGTCACCACCACCTTCGGCAAGGGTTTGACCTTGTGGAGTGCGGTCACCACCGTCGGAAGCAAGGGTCTGGCCTTGTGGAGTGCGGTCGCTGCCATCGGAAGCCAGGGTCTGGCCTTGTGGAGTGCGATCGCTGCCGTCGGACGCCAGGGTCTGACCTTGTGGGGTCTTGTCGTAGCCGTCCTGAACCAGGCCTTTCTCTTCCAGACGTTCACGGCCGCCTTCAGCCAGGGTCTGACCTTGTGGAGTGCGGTCGCCACCATCAGCGGCTACGGTTTGGCTGAACACCGAGTGGCTGGATTTCACTTGCGGAGTAGCTTGATCGGCAGCCGGCAGGGCAAAAGCAGTGCTGGCTAGCATCGACAGGGTAAGGCTGAGCAGTAATTGGCGTTTCATGATGGGTTGCTCCTTGGGAGGGCGATAAAGTGGGTACGAGGGCAATGCTACTCTCGATAAGTCGATATAAAAGTTCATAAACGCAATGGTAATAATCAACAGAATTGATTGTTCTGCCGGGAGGCTCTAGATCGCGGCTTTGCGGACGACGGTTATGCACCGGGGTGGGTATTTCCGACTCACTCGCGCCTCGCAAAAGTGCGGGTCGCGGTAACACTGTTCGACTGATTGGTCAGATTTCGCGCGGCTTTTTGCGCCTTAATCGACCTTTCGATTAAACCTGCGGCTGGTTTGCCAGTCGTAGATTTCATGAGGGCCGCTTTGGCCCGCCGTTTCAGCCGTACGCTGCAGTCTTTGCGTGCGGTCGTGATCAGGAGCTTTGTGCATGACGCGCACTGGAAAAATCTTCAGCTGGACCTTCGCCATCCTCGTGCTGCTACTGGCCGTGCTGGTTTTGATCATCGTGTTCTTCGACTGGAACCGGATCAAACCGCCGATCAACGCCAAAGTCTCGGAAGAACTGCACCGACCGTTTGCTATTAACGGCAACCTCGCGGTGATCTGGCAGCGCGAGCCGGACGAGGGCGGCTGGCGTGCGTGGGTGCCGTGGCCGCACGTGGTGGCCGAGGATTTGAGCCTGGGCAACCCGGACTGGTCGAAGAAACCGCAGATGGTCACGCTCAAACGCGTTGAGCTGCGTATCTCGCCGCTGGCATTGCTGGCGCAACGGGTGGTGATTCCGCGCATCGACCTGACCGAACCCAATGCCGAGTTGCAGCGTCTGGCCGATGGCCGCGCCAACTGGACGTTCAAGTTCGATCCGAAAGATCCGAACGCCGAGCCGTCGAATTGGGTGGTCGACATCGGCGCCATCGGTTTCGACAAGGGCCACGTCACCCTCGATGATCAGACGCTCAAAACCAACCTTGATGTGCTGATTGATCCGCTGGGCAAACCGATTCCCTACAGCGACATTGTTGGTGCCAAAGCGGCGAAAACCGCCCAGGACAAGGGCGGTGCGCCGCAGGATTACGCGTTTGCGTTGAAGGTCAAAGGCCAATACCACGGCCAGAACCTCACCGGCCAAGGCAAGATCGGCGGGCTGCTCGCTTTGCAGGATGCGCGCAAGCCATTCCCGTTGCAGGCGCAGGCGAAGATCGGCGATACCAGCATCGAACTGGCCGGTACGCTGACGGATCCGCTCAACCTCGGCGCCCTCGATCTGCGTCTGAAACTGGCCGGTGCCAGCCTCGGCAACCTTTATCCACTGACCGGCGTGACCCTGCCGGACACCCCGCCGTATTCCACTGACGGTCACTTGATCGCCAAATTGCATGACGAGGCGGGCGCGAAATTCACCTACGAGCAGTTCAACGGCAAGATCGGCAGCAGTGATATTCATGGCGACCTGACCTACGTGGCCAGCCAGCCACGGCCGAAACTCAGCGGCGCATTGCTCTCCAATCAACTGTTGTTCGCTGACCTCGCACCGCTGATCGGCGCCGACTCTAACGACAAGCAAAAGGCCCGCGGCGGCGAAAGCAAACAGCCAGCGGATAAAGTGCTGCCGGTCGAAGAGTTCAAGACTGATCGCTGGCGTGCAATGGACGCCGACGTCGAGTTCACCGGCAAGCGCATCGTCCATAGCGAGAAGCTGCCGTTCAACGACCTCTATACCCACCTGAAACTCAACGACGGCGAACTGAGCCTGGAGCCACTGCGCTTCGGCGTCGCTGGCGGCAATCTCGATGCACAGATTCGCCTCAACGGTCGCACCGAGCCGCTGGAAGGCCGGGCGAAACTGACCGCACGCCGCTTCAAACTCAAAGAGCTGTTCCCGACCTTTGAACCGATGAAGACCAGTTTCGGTGAGCTCAATGGCGACGCCGATATCACTGGGCGCGGCAACTCGGTGGCCAAGCTGCTGGGCGGTGCCAACGGCAAATTGAAGATGTTGATCAACGACGGTGCGATCAGCCGTGAGCTGATGGAACTGGCCGGGCTCAACGTCGGTAACTACGTGGTCGGCAAGATCTTTGGCGACAAGGAAGTGAAGATCAACTGCGCGGCGGCGGACTTCGACATCAAGAGCGGTCTGGCCACCACACAGCTGTTTGTCTTCGATACCGAGAACGCGATCATCTACATCGACGGCACGGCGAACATGGCCACCGAGCAGCTTGACCTGACCGTGACGCCGGAATCCAAGGGCTGGCGTTTGATTTCCTTGCGCTCGCCGCTGTATGTGCGTGGCAAGTTCATCAAACCGGATGCCGGCGTGAAGGCTGTGCCGCTGATGTTGCGTGGAGCGGGGATGGTGGCGTTGGGCGTGATCGCGGCGCCGGCGGCGGGGCTGTTGGCGCTGGTGGCGCCGAGTGGCGGTGAGCCGAATCAGTGTGCGCCGTTGCTGGAGCAGATGAAGGCGGGCAAGGCGCCTGTCACCGTAAAACCTACTAAATAGTCGGTGTCCATAAGGGCCTCTTCGCGAGCAAGCTCGCTCCCACATCGACCGCATCCACCAGAAGGAATGCGGTCGAGTGTGGGAGCGAGCTTGCTCGCGAAGGCGGGTTAAAAGGGTTACAGGTCGTTCAGGATGTCAGCCATGTCATCGGCATGCTCTTCTTCCTGCGCCAGAATATCTTCGAAGATACGCCGGGTAGTCGGGTCTTTCTCGCCGATATACTGGATGATCTCGCGATAGCTGTCGATGGCGATCCGCTCGGCAACGAGGTCTTCGTAGACCATCTCTTTGAGGGTGTTGCCGGCCACGTATTGCGCGTGGGACATTTTCGACAGCAGGTCGGGGTTGAACTCAGGCTCACCGCCCAATTGCACAATGCGCTCGGCGAGGCGGTCGGCGTGCTGGGCTTCCTGGGTGGCGTGCTCGAGAAACTCTTCGGCGGCCACATGGGCTTTAACACCATTGGCCATGAAGTAGTGGCGCTTGTAACGCAACACGCAGACCAGTTCGGTGGCCAGCGATTCATTGAGCAAGCGCAGCACCTCTTCACGGTCGGCGCTGTAGCCTTCGGTGACGGCGCCGTTTTCGACGTGTTGGCGCGCACGATCGCGCAAGGTTTGAACATCTGACAGATGCAGGTCGTCGCTCATTTCGATCTCCTGGAGGCTAATCCGATGGGCGCCACGTTCTGCGGACGCGGTCGCTACCTAAGCTGTGAGTCATGAGCGTCGCAAAAAGTTTTATCGGTTTACGCAACCCCTGCAGGAGCTGCC encodes:
- a CDS encoding AsmA family protein translates to MTRTGKIFSWTFAILVLLLAVLVLIIVFFDWNRIKPPINAKVSEELHRPFAINGNLAVIWQREPDEGGWRAWVPWPHVVAEDLSLGNPDWSKKPQMVTLKRVELRISPLALLAQRVVIPRIDLTEPNAELQRLADGRANWTFKFDPKDPNAEPSNWVVDIGAIGFDKGHVTLDDQTLKTNLDVLIDPLGKPIPYSDIVGAKAAKTAQDKGGAPQDYAFALKVKGQYHGQNLTGQGKIGGLLALQDARKPFPLQAQAKIGDTSIELAGTLTDPLNLGALDLRLKLAGASLGNLYPLTGVTLPDTPPYSTDGHLIAKLHDEAGAKFTYEQFNGKIGSSDIHGDLTYVASQPRPKLSGALLSNQLLFADLAPLIGADSNDKQKARGGESKQPADKVLPVEEFKTDRWRAMDADVEFTGKRIVHSEKLPFNDLYTHLKLNDGELSLEPLRFGVAGGNLDAQIRLNGRTEPLEGRAKLTARRFKLKELFPTFEPMKTSFGELNGDADITGRGNSVAKLLGGANGKLKMLINDGAISRELMELAGLNVGNYVVGKIFGDKEVKINCAAADFDIKSGLATTQLFVFDTENAIIYIDGTANMATEQLDLTVTPESKGWRLISLRSPLYVRGKFIKPDAGVKAVPLMLRGAGMVALGVIAAPAAGLLALVAPSGGEPNQCAPLLEQMKAGKAPVTVKPTK
- a CDS encoding TetR family transcriptional regulator, translating into MLPRAEQKQQTRNALMDAARHLMESGRGFGSLSLREVTKTAGIVPTGFYRHFADMDELGLVLVSEVGQTFRETIRLVRHNEFVMGGIIDASVRIFLDVVSANRSQFLFLAREQYGGSLPVRQAIGRLRENISSDLASDLTMMPKLQHLDAEGLSVMADLIVKSVFATLPDIIDPPAEALPEHLTPQAKITQQLRFIFIGLKHWQGLGSTE
- a CDS encoding bacterioferritin, with translation MSDDLHLSDVQTLRDRARQHVENGAVTEGYSADREEVLRLLNESLATELVCVLRYKRHYFMANGVKAHVAAEEFLEHATQEAQHADRLAERIVQLGGEPEFNPDLLSKMSHAQYVAGNTLKEMVYEDLVAERIAIDSYREIIQYIGEKDPTTRRIFEDILAQEEEHADDMADILNDL